GACCTGCCGCAAATTGCCGAGTCTGCCTACGTCGACAAAACCGCGATCATCTGCGGCAAAGTGGTGATCGGCGAAAACGTGTTCGTCGGCCCCTACGCGGTCATTCGCGCCGATGAAGTGGACGCCTCGGGCGAGATGGAACCGATCACCATCGGCGCCAATTCGAACATCCAGGACGGCGTGGTGATCCACTCCAAGTCCGGCGCAGCGGTGACCATCGGCGAGTTCAGCTCCATCGCCCACCGCTCGATCGTGCATGGCCCGTGCAAGGTTGGTGACCGGGTATTCATCGGCTTCAACAGCGTGCTGTTCAACTGCGTGGTCGGCAACGGTTGCGTGGTGCGGCACAACTCGGTGGTCGATGGCCGGGATCTGCCGGATGCGTTCTACGTGCCCTCCACCACCCGAATCGGGCCGAACACCGATCTGTCGCAATTCCCGCCGGTGAGCGTCAGCGCCTCGGAGTTTTCCGAAG
This genomic window from Pseudomonas kribbensis contains:
- a CDS encoding carbonate dehydratase gives rise to the protein MIRKNPSGDLPQIAESAYVDKTAIICGKVVIGENVFVGPYAVIRADEVDASGEMEPITIGANSNIQDGVVIHSKSGAAVTIGEFSSIAHRSIVHGPCKVGDRVFIGFNSVLFNCVVGNGCVVRHNSVVDGRDLPDAFYVPSTTRIGPNTDLSQFPPVSVSASEFSEDVARTNVDLVRGYKALQNEF